Proteins from a single region of Phycisphaeraceae bacterium D3-23:
- a CDS encoding helicase-related protein: MTIFQAYPPGTLVRARDREWVVLPDSDETSLVLRPIGGLDDEVTRLCPSIEPVFEATFDLPDPARSGNFNSCRLLRDAARLSTRSAAGPFRSFGRVAVEPRPYQLVPLLMAMRLDPVRLLIADDVGIGKTIEASLIARELLDRGEIERIAVLCPPHLAEQWQRELAQKFHIEAELVLSSTVGRLERRCRPGESLFDRFSNVIISTDFIKSAQRRDDFVRACPELVIVDEAHTCTLADKAGKGRQARYELVKRLTESEDRHVILVTATPHSGNESAFRSLLSLLDEKFAYLPENLESKERESVRKGLAQHLVQRRRRDIEEYVGSKTEFPVRQDKEESYLLDKEYKAFVEKAFQFARSILAEEPGEERHRRVRWWSAVALLRAIASSPRAAAATLKNRAATADAETAEEIDDLGRRVVLDQEDSDSVESLDFTPGSDASKDADRSVKDKIRVLAKEAEGLEGKKDAKLQGAIKHIKDLLNKGHNPIVFCRFIETANYVAEQLRDALKKQKAEVVAITGQLPPKDREARIEQLSEYETRVLVCTDCLSEGVNLQASFDAVFHYDLSWNPTRHEQREGRVDRFGQANSEVRVVTYFGRDNQIDGVVLDVLLRKHKQIKSDLGISIAVPGNSEDVAEALFEGLLLREAASGSPAQAFLPQFEEWLKPQREEIHAKWEEAREKEKKSRSRFAQHTISTEEVSKELGAVRSAIGAGPLVKEFLTDVLHLAQVPFSEKNDGRIEIRLTKESSRALRNAIGHEGTLRGRFDLPIEDKEKYLCRTSPEIEGLASYVIETALDEIAAEDEQPIASRCGIITTDAVNEKTTLLLVRYRYHLHVKKRGGEAKTLLAEEIIAPAFTGTPEKAAWLDEEVAKTLLDAKPSANTNPSLAKAQLERLVSIASSLDPELNKIATQRAAALGDAHNRIREQAKMTGKAVVEPMLPADLLGCFILLPHQGGA, from the coding sequence ATGACGATCTTCCAAGCATACCCTCCCGGCACGCTGGTACGAGCTCGTGATCGAGAGTGGGTCGTTCTGCCGGACTCTGATGAAACGTCTCTCGTTCTGCGGCCTATTGGTGGACTCGATGACGAGGTAACGCGACTCTGTCCTAGCATTGAGCCTGTCTTTGAGGCTACGTTCGATCTCCCGGATCCCGCCCGAAGCGGCAACTTCAACTCTTGTCGCCTACTTCGCGATGCTGCTCGACTCTCAACACGCTCGGCGGCAGGTCCGTTTCGTTCATTTGGTCGAGTCGCCGTTGAGCCGCGCCCCTACCAACTCGTCCCATTACTGATGGCAATGCGGCTCGATCCCGTTCGCCTGCTCATTGCGGACGATGTCGGTATCGGTAAGACCATCGAGGCATCTCTTATCGCCCGTGAACTGCTTGATCGCGGTGAGATCGAACGTATTGCCGTCCTATGCCCTCCGCATCTCGCCGAGCAATGGCAACGTGAGCTTGCGCAAAAGTTCCATATTGAAGCTGAACTCGTGCTAAGCTCGACAGTGGGGCGTCTTGAACGTCGTTGTCGCCCTGGCGAGTCACTTTTTGATCGCTTTAGTAACGTTATCATTTCAACCGATTTTATTAAATCAGCTCAACGGCGTGACGATTTTGTCAGGGCATGCCCTGAGTTGGTTATCGTTGATGAAGCTCATACATGTACGCTCGCAGACAAGGCCGGTAAGGGACGACAAGCTCGTTACGAACTAGTCAAGCGGCTAACCGAGTCCGAAGATCGCCACGTAATTCTCGTCACGGCTACGCCTCACAGCGGTAATGAATCAGCGTTTCGATCGCTACTCAGTTTGTTAGATGAAAAGTTTGCATATCTCCCAGAGAATCTAGAATCCAAAGAGCGAGAGTCGGTTCGCAAAGGCCTCGCGCAACACCTGGTCCAACGCCGAAGGCGTGACATCGAGGAGTACGTCGGATCGAAAACGGAGTTCCCGGTGCGCCAGGACAAGGAGGAGAGCTATCTGCTCGACAAAGAGTACAAGGCGTTTGTCGAGAAGGCGTTCCAGTTTGCACGTAGCATCCTAGCCGAGGAGCCAGGTGAGGAGCGCCATCGGCGGGTTCGATGGTGGTCTGCGGTAGCATTGCTACGTGCTATCGCATCTAGCCCACGAGCGGCAGCGGCTACACTGAAAAATAGAGCCGCTACTGCGGATGCAGAGACGGCTGAAGAGATTGATGATCTCGGCCGCCGTGTAGTGCTCGACCAAGAGGACTCGGATTCAGTAGAGTCCCTCGATTTCACGCCTGGAAGCGATGCCTCCAAGGACGCTGACCGTTCGGTAAAGGATAAGATTCGGGTTCTCGCCAAAGAAGCCGAAGGGCTCGAAGGCAAAAAGGATGCAAAACTCCAAGGTGCTATCAAGCACATAAAGGACCTACTGAACAAGGGGCATAATCCCATCGTCTTCTGTCGGTTCATCGAGACTGCCAACTATGTCGCTGAGCAGCTCAGAGACGCACTCAAGAAGCAAAAGGCAGAAGTTGTCGCCATTACTGGCCAGCTCCCTCCCAAAGATCGCGAGGCCCGTATTGAACAACTTAGCGAGTATGAAACAAGAGTGCTCGTCTGCACCGACTGTCTCAGCGAAGGCGTGAACCTTCAAGCATCTTTCGACGCGGTCTTCCACTACGACCTGTCGTGGAATCCGACCCGGCATGAGCAGCGTGAAGGTCGAGTAGATCGCTTCGGACAGGCAAACTCAGAAGTACGAGTTGTCACCTACTTCGGCCGTGACAATCAGATTGATGGTGTTGTTCTCGACGTGCTTCTCCGAAAGCACAAGCAAATTAAGAGTGATCTCGGTATCTCGATAGCAGTTCCTGGAAACAGTGAAGATGTCGCCGAAGCGCTTTTCGAAGGGCTTCTTCTGCGTGAAGCCGCGTCGGGCTCTCCAGCACAAGCTTTCCTACCACAGTTCGAGGAGTGGCTTAAACCACAGAGAGAAGAGATTCACGCAAAGTGGGAGGAGGCACGAGAGAAAGAAAAGAAGTCTCGCTCCCGCTTCGCACAGCACACGATTAGTACCGAAGAAGTCTCTAAGGAGCTTGGTGCAGTACGTTCGGCAATCGGCGCAGGTCCACTTGTCAAAGAGTTTCTTACTGACGTGCTTCATCTCGCGCAAGTCCCCTTCTCCGAAAAGAATGATGGACGCATCGAGATTCGACTGACCAAAGAGTCAAGTCGTGCACTCCGCAACGCGATTGGCCATGAAGGCACTTTGCGAGGCCGATTCGACCTGCCGATCGAGGATAAGGAGAAGTACCTCTGCCGAACTAGTCCGGAGATTGAGGGGCTAGCTTCCTATGTCATCGAGACAGCGCTTGACGAGATCGCCGCCGAAGACGAACAGCCCATCGCCAGTCGCTGCGGCATTATCACAACAGACGCCGTCAACGAGAAAACAACGCTGCTCCTCGTCCGCTACCGCTACCACCTGCACGTCAAGAAGCGAGGCGGCGAGGCGAAGACCCTCTTGGCGGAGGAGATCATCGCGCCTGCATTCACAGGGACCCCGGAAAAAGCGGCTTGGCTTGATGAGGAAGTCGCCAAGACGCTCCTCGACGCAAAGCCAAGTGCGAATACCAACCCATCCCTCGCCAAGGCACAGCTGGAACGGCTTGTCTCCATCGCCTCATCGCTAGATCCGGAACTCAACAAGATCGCCACGCAGAGGGCCGCCGCTCTCGGAGACGCCCACAACCGGATTCGTGAGCAAGCAAAGATGACGGGCAAGGCAGTCGTAGAACCCATGCTCCCAGCCGACCTGCTCGGATGTTTTATCCTCCTCCCACACCAAGGGGGTGCGTGA